A single region of the Lotus japonicus ecotype B-129 chromosome 4, LjGifu_v1.2 genome encodes:
- the LOC130714127 gene encoding reticulon-like protein B2, protein MADHSEHDEPKAESLMEKIAEKIHGHDSSSSSDSDNEKEKEKSSSSPSSDFKSKVSRLFGREKPIHHVLGGGKQADVFLWRNKKISGTVLGVATVVWILFELLEYHLLTLICHLAILALTLLFLWSNGSSLINKSPPKIPQVHIPEEPVLQLASALRADINRAFAVLRDIASGKDLKKFLSVIAGLWVFSVVGSWTNFLTLFYIAFVLLHTVPVLYEKYEDQVDSIGEKALHEFKKQYAVFDAKVLSKIPKGPLKDKKNA, encoded by the exons ATGGCTGACCACAGCGAGCACGATGAACCCAAGGCTGAGTCTCTGATGGAGAAGATTGCAGAGAAGATCCATGGCCATGACTCGTCTTCTTCGTCTGATTCTGACAacgagaaagagaaagagaaaagcaGCTCCTCTCCTTCTTCCGATTTCAAGTCCAAGGTTTCCAGGCTCTTCGGCAGGGAGAAGcccattcaccatgttctcGGTGGCGGAAAAC AGGCTGATGTTTTCCTGTGGAGAAATAAGAAGATATCAGGGACGGTGCTCGGAGTTGCAACAGTTGTATGGATTCTGTTTGAATTGCTTGAATACCACCTCCTCACTTTGATCTGCCACCTGGCGATACTTGCACTGACTCTATTGTTCTTATGGTCTAATGGATCCTCTTTGATCAACAA GAGTCCGCCAAAGATCCCACAAGTGCACATTCCTGAGGAGCCTGTTTTACAGTTGGCCTCTGCTCTTAGAGCTGATATCAATCGGGCTTTTGCTGTACTAAGGGATATTGCATCCGGCAAGGATCTCAAGAAGTTCCTCTCA GTCATTGCCGGATTATGGGTTTTCTCTGTTGTTGGGAGTTGGACCAACTTCTTGACATTGTTCTACATAG CTTTTGTTCTGCTCCACACTGTACCTGTGCTCTATGAGAAATATGAAGATCAGGTGGACTCTATCGGTGAGAAGGCACTTCACGAGTTTAAGAAGCAGTATGCAGTGTTTGATGCCAAAGTTTTGAGCAAGATTCCCAAAGGTCCTTTGAAAGATAAAAAGAATGCTTGA